One genomic segment of Thunnus albacares chromosome 18, fThuAlb1.1, whole genome shotgun sequence includes these proteins:
- the LOC122968514 gene encoding mediator of RNA polymerase II transcription subunit 13-like isoform X1, which translates to MTTTTNWVANGASLEDCHSNIFSLAELTGIKWRCYSFRSGGEYGPVISAPAQDDPVLRSFMRCVQANLLCVWRRKIKPDAKELWIFWWGEEPNLSDVIHHELEVAEEGLWECGLSYECRTLLFKAVHNLLERCLMDKGFVRTGKWFFKPHELEEKSLGNSEHLSCSFSFFLHGESNVCTSVEIAQHQPAYHITENHIRLAQTSITPVQVILSPYGLSGTLTGQAYKMSDPATRKLMEEWSYFYPMVLQQKEGSGEKEKDEASQVYDRNCHVAVEVIVGGVRMTYPAAFVLIAQGDLPVEQPPPVPAAQGLTREQNHCSVPLTPPTSPEQPCSADSGFVTSVSSVPTPDSSMGVTSISPKHSVKKLTCHVVHQAWRECYLNQPQHVRNQPTDVTPKKEVPNGVTTWDFNDLGARAPCSCSRLKQQKLNMTTTSTANPQTSANTTQSSGPSLYPPSLPKHKTSDKTEKADKQSKRPAMIPFHHRVSVTQETPLEQDSPGGPQLGDLVALEPPLEPLATLANCKYPKPLSNGRKAPESLLLSPMSPLPPTLSPHPRVQDPEVLDGPVDMHVCPDGASGLGVITSETAVYTALLRLRENGAGWWRGFRTPRSDKTDCRPAELPIDKLEEVKVDTATEGTPLKRLYTQTHKRFKISEERVRDHVQTLGLFQQPVVEALREPGDDPYDFKEGDIEYTFSTSKRLKSQGREPSKKAKGEEITSNGALPDGKDAMSIFNSAPKSDESSQDDGAAKANPSLTREKDLVVNISDLDNIFDEDEEELGTVYPNQHSTKLPVSTEDRPLGKEGRVAVPYPSTVADLQRMFPTPPSLEQHPAFSPIMTYRDTPSQEPPAPSGAADHLPPLASAQLTEYRMEMEEDMISPRQEDFKPQIGSSMFAPLSCLPSQSLPPLKIPEQCFYRPSWALMPKMEHFPTVMHPQNTTFIRDGYTNVPSVNTLTDQEYGQMSATTASVSTTVGILPSPATPRFSVPTPRTPRTPRGINTASSGQGSVKQDGTELSSPVSTPSTSLPLSSVEPLARPGPSLPEAHSLYAILLLSDSVLNVFKDRNFDSCCICACNMNVKGADVGVYIPDSTCEDQYRCMCGFSAIVNRRLAHGTGLFLEDELDIYGRSSEVGRAAERRLALCRRDPTMGDPRAKRPQDAAPASPSVMILLQEQCSQPISSLASLHLPISCSCHGRKGALLQSWMSEKQWADGSDACVECYNALEQGLQYVDNPTGGKVDPAVVRSTALHSWPHTNVVDMSMLSSQDMVRMLLSLQPFLQDAIQKKRTGRTWENIQHVQGPLTWQQFHKMAGRGSYGSEESPEPLPIPTVLLGYDRERDFLALSPLALPFWEKLLLEPYGGQRDVAYLVLCPNSPSLLAAARAFFQELSAVYETCRLGKHRPLAKVSRDGIVRVGEEVEPEKLEELDVDQWLTGPWAGQQHTDNLRKLKLYAYACKQQLGPQLSGLPLDSSLLLPPKVQPPINPTSSTQSASAGQPQAWATDAEPAPGTLSSANASTPTGATSGQIGETTHGGTSESKGPSSATPPANTPAENPELTAEQSRIGIPTVAESMDSHTNPPAIVIYIVDAFLSSSGTRNEGGEEEEADDVEAGSIWLLGLLRCYTEMLQTLPETMRPALMLQVVPCQYLLQPASGESHLYLQHLRSLAFSCYSQCRRLMPQQTHIKSLTGFGPVSTVNSVLKSPEHPSPLQLYCPPFVLGPTRPKQPEPGEIWAEIPPKYNVLFVGYCLSHDQRWILVSCTDQQGELLETCIINIDVPNRARRPKVSARKMGLQKLWEWCIGIIQMTSLPWRIVIGRLGRLGHGELKDWSSLLGEHSLHSIGRQLREACRMCGISAADSPTILSACLVAMEPQGSLVIMPDAVTMGSVFGRSTALNLQTSQLNTPQDASCTHILVFPTSATTQLAPSSYPTEDNNDDMFDLPFADELENDIGHDMMLITGNLHSPPNTSPVPSPGSPSGMGMGSHFQHTRSQGERLLSRDNPPEELKQQPLALGYYVSTAQANGLPHWFWASCPQAESQCPLFLKASLHHHISIAQSDELVSDKTKRTPHPLDSKTTSDVLRFVLEQYNALSWLTCTPSTQDRQSCLPVHLAVLIQMYNAILNML; encoded by the exons TGGCTGAGGAGGGGCTTTGGGAGTGCGGGCTGTCCTACGAGTGCCGGACTCTCCTGTTCAAGGCCGTACACAACCTGTTGGAAAG ATGTTTGATGGATAAGGGTTTTGTGAGGACTGGGAAGTGGTTCTTCAAGCCACATGAACTGGAAGAAAAGTCTTTGGGCAACAG TGAACACTTGTCAtgctccttctccttcttcctccatGGGGAGAGCAACGTGTGCACAAGTGTGGAGATTGCCCAGCACCAGCCTGCGTACCACATCACAGAAAACCACATCCGCCTTGCACAGACCTCCATCACACCAGTACAag TGATCCTGAGCCCGTACGGTCTGAGCGGCACTCTAACAGGCCAGGCCTACAAGATGAGTGACCCAGCGACACGGAAGCTGATGGAGGAGTGGAGCTACTTCTATCCCATGGTACTTCAGCAGAAAGAGGGAAgtggagagaaggaaaaagatgaaGCGAGCCAGGTCTACGATCGCAACTGTCACGTGGCGGTGGAGGTCATCGTAG GTGGAGTAAGGATGACCTACCCAGCTGCTTTTGTGCTGATTGCCCAGGGGGACCTGCCAGTGGAGCAGCCTCCACCTGTTCCTGCAGCTCAGGGCCTCACCAGAGAGCAGAACCACTGCAGTGTGCCCCTCACACCGCCAACGTCACCAGAGCAGCCCTGCTCAG CGGACAGTGGCTTTGTGACTTCCGTCTCCAGTGTCCCAACACCAGACAGCAGCATGGGGGTCACCAGCATCAGCCCAAAGCATTCTGTGAAGAAGCTGACTTGCCATGTGGTCCATCAGGCCTGGAGGGAGTGCTATCTCAACCAGCCTCAGCATGT ACGGAATCAGCCAACTGACGTGACGCCCAAGAAGGAAGTGCCAAATGGAGTAACCACGTGGGACTTCAACGATCTGGGAGCGAGAGCGCCCTGCAGCTGCTCCAG GTTGAAGCAGCAGAAGTTGAATATGACGACCACGTCCACTGCCAACCCCCAGACTAGTGCCAATACCACTCAGTCCTCTGGCCCATCATTATACCCTCCCTCCCTGCCCAAACACAAGACCAGTGACAAGACAGAGAAGGCTGACAAACAGTCCAAGAGGCCAGCCATGATTCCCTTCCACCACCGTGTATCTGTCACGCAGGAGACCCCTCTGGAACAGGACTCACCAGGAGGGCCCCAGCTCGGTGATCTTGTGGCACTGGAGCCACCCTTGGAACCTCTGGCTACGCTGGCGAACTGCAAATATCCTAAGCCTCTCTCCAATGGCAGGAAAGCTCCAGAGTCCCTCCTCCTTTCGCCAATGTCTCCGCTTCCTCCCACACTCAGCCCACATCCCCGGGTGCAGGACCCAGAGGTCCTGGATGGGCCTGTGGATATGCATGTCTGTCCGGACGGGGCTTCAGGGCTGGGGGTGATTACCAGCGAGACAGCTGTGTATACAGCTCTGCTGAGGCTGAGGGAGAACGGGGCTGGCTGGTGGAGAGGCTTCAGAACTCCCAGGTCTGATAAGACTGACTGCAGACCTGCAGAACTCCCCATTGATAAATTAGAGGAAGTGAAGGTGGACACAGCCACTGAGGGAACTCCGCTAAAGAG ACTATACACACAGACTCACAAGAGATTTAAAATCTCCGAGGAGAGGGTGAGGGACCACGTCCAAACTTTGGGTTTGTTCCAGCAGCCAGTTGTGGAGGCACTGCGGGAGCCTGGGGATGATCCCTACGACTTTAAGGAAGGAGACATTGAGTATACTTTCTCCACTTCCAAGAGATTAAAGAGTCAAGGGCGAGAACCCAGCAAGAAGGCCaag GGAGAGGAAATCACCAGTAATGGCGCACTGCCTGATGGGAAAGACGCCATGTCCATTTTTAACTCCGCTCCAAAATCAG atgAATCAAGTCAGGATGACGGAGCTGCCAAAGCCAATCCTTCTCTGACCAGAGAAAAAGACCTGGTAGTCAACATCTCTGATCTGGACAACATAtttgatgaagatgaggaggagctAGGG ACTGTTTACCCCAACCAGCACTCAACCAAGCTACCAGTATCGACAGAAGATCGCCCTCTGGGGAAGGAAGGGAGAGTTGCAGTACCTTATCCATCAA CAGTAGCAGACCTCCAGCGGATGTTCCCCACCCCACCTTCTCTAGAGCAGCATCCAGCCTTCTCTCCCATCATGACGTATCGTGACACCCCGAGCCAAGAGCCCCCTGCACCCAGCGGAGCAGCTGACCACCTTCCGCCTTTAGCCTCCGCCCAGCTTACTGAATACAGGATGGAGATGGAAGAGGACATGATCAGTCCCAGGCAGGAGGATTTCAAG CCACAGATAGGCTCTTCCATGTTCGCCCCACTTTCCTGCCTACCTAGCCAGAGTCTACCACCACTCAAGATTCCTGAGCAATGCTTCTACCGTCCATCCTGGGCTCTCATGCCAAAAATGGAGCATTTCCCCACGGTCATGCATCCTCAGAACACCACTTTCATCAGGGATGGATACAC aAACGTCCCCAGTGTGAACACCCTCACGGACCAGGAGTATGGCCAGATGAGTGCCACCACTGCTTCTGTGAGCACCACTGTTGGCATCCTCCCCTCTCCTGCCACTCCTCGTTTCTCTGTGCCCACTCCACGCACTCCGCGTACACCAAGGGGTATTAACACTGCAAGCTCTGGGCAAGGTTCAGTGAAGCAGGATGGTACTGAGCTTAGCTCACCAGTCTCCACCCCCTCCACCAGCCTGCCTCTTAGCTCAGTAGAACCCTTAGCTCGGCCAGGACCCTCCTTACCTGAGGCCCACAGCCTGTACGCTATCCTTCTGCTCTCAGACTCCGTCCTCAATGTTTTCAAGGATCGCAACTTTGACAGCTGCTGTATCTGTGCCTGCAATATGAATGTCAAAGGAGCAGATGTGGGGGTGTACATCCCTGATTCCACCTGTGAGGATCAATACCGCTGTATGTGTGGCTTCAGTGCCATTGTGAACAGGCGTTTGGCCCACGGTACAGGCCTCTTCCTTGAAGACGAGCTGGATATTTATGGTCGTTCCTCTGAGGTGGGACGGGCGGCTGAGAGGAGGCTGGCTCTTTGCCGGCGGGACCCGACTATGGGAGACCCAAGAGCCAAGCGGCCCCAGGACGCAGCTCCTGCCTCTCCGTCAGTCATGATCCTCCTACAGGAACAGTGCTCCCAGCCCATTTCTTCCTTGGCATCACTGCATCTCCCTATAAGCTGTTCCTGCCATGGCCGCAAGGGGGCACTGCTCCAAAGCTGGATGTCTGAAAAGCAGTGGGCAGATGGGAGCGATGCCTGTGTGGAGTGTTACAATGCTCTGGAACAGGGGCTGCAGTATGTGGATAATCCCACAGGAGGGAAAGTAGATCCAGCTGTTGTCAGAAGTACAGCTCTTCACTCCTGGCCTCATACTAATG TGGTGGACATGAGCATGTTGTCGTCCCAAGATATGGTTCGTATGCTGCTTTCGCTGCAGCCTTTCCTGCAGGATGCCATCCAGAAGAAGAGAACAGGGCGGACCTGGGAAAACATCCAGCATGTTCAGGGTCCACTCACCTGGCAGCAGTTCCATAAGATGGCTGGAAGGGGCTCCTATG GTTCGGAGGAGTCACCAGAGCCCTTGCCCATCCCTACAGTTTTACTCGGTTATGACCGGGAGCGTGACTTCTTAGCGTTGTCCCCTTTGGCATTGCCTTTCTGGGAGAAGTTGCTGCTGGAGCCTTATGGTGGGCAGAGGGATGTGGCATATTTGGTGCTGTGTCCCAATAGCCCTTCTCTGCTGGCTGCAGCCCGGGCATTCTTCCAGGAGCTCAGCGCTGTTTACGAG ACATGCCGCCTTGGGAAGCACCGTCCTCTGGCCAAAGTGTCCAGGGATGGCATTGTGCGTgtgggggaggaggtggagccAGAAAAGCTGGAGGAGTTGGACGTGGACCAGTGGTTGACTGGACCCTGGGCTGGACAGCAACACACCGACAACCTCAGAAAACTTAAACTTTACGCTTATGCCTGCAAGCAGCAGCTAG GTCCCCAGCTATCAGGCCTGCCTTTGGACAGCAGTCTTCTGTTGCCTCCCAAAGTCCAGCCTCCCATAAACCCCACATCCTCAACCCAGTCTGCCTCTGCTGGGCAGCCTCAAGCTTGGGCCACTGATGCAGAACCAGCACCGGGGACTCTCAGTTCAGCAAACGCTTCGACCCCAACTGGAGCAACCTCAGGCCAAATAGGGGAGACAACCCACGGAGGAACCAGCGAGTCTAAAGGGCCTTCTAGTGCCACACCGCCAGCCAACACACCAGCAGAAAACCCTGAACT cACTGCAGAGCAATCCAGAATCGGCATCCCCACTGTGGCTGAGTCAATGGACAGCCACACCAACCCACCAGCTATTGTCATTTACATAGTGGATGCTTTTCTCAGCTCAAGTGGAACACGAAATGAagggggagaggaagaagaggctgATGATGTAGAGGCAGGAAGCATTTGGCTACTAGGGCTTCTTCGCTGCTACACAGAGATGCTACAGACTTTGCCTGAGACCATGAGACCTGCACTGATGCTACAG GTGGTGCCGTGCCAGTACCTTCTCCAGCCTGCTAGTGGGGAGAGCCATTTGTACCTTCAACACCTGCGCTCCCTGGCTTTCTCCTGTTACTCCCAATGCAGACGTCTGATGCCCCAGCAAACACACATCAAGTCCCTGACCGGTTTTGGACCAGTGTCCACTGTCAATTCTGTGCTTAAGAGTCCAGAG CATCCCAGCCCACTGCAGCTGTACTGTCCCCCATTTGTCCTTGGTCCAACCCGTCCCAAACAGCCAGAACCAGGAGAGATATGGGCAGAGATCCCTCCCAAATACAATGTGCTCTTTGTTGGATACTGCCTATCACATGACCAGCGCTGGATCCTGGTGTCCTGTACTGACCAACAAGGAGAGCTCTTGGAGACCTGCATTATCAACATTGATGTACCCAACAG AGCACGGCGTCCGAAGGTGTCAGCCAGGAAGATGGGGCTACAGAAGCTGTGGGAGTGGTGTATTGGCATCATCCAGATGACCTCACTGCCATGGAGGATTGTGATTGGTCGACTAGGCAGACTGGGGCATGGAGAGCTAAAAG ACTGGAGCTCGCTCCTTGGGGAGCACTCTCTCCACTCAATAGGGCGCCAGCTGAGGGAGGCTTGTCGTATGTGTGGGATCTCAGCTGCTGACTCCCCCACTATTCTCAGCGCCTGCCTGGTAGCCATGGAGCCGCAGGGCTCCTTGGTGATCATGCCTG ATGCAGTGACCATGGGGTCAGTGTTTGGCCGCAGCACCGCCCTGAACTTGCAGACCTCGCAGCTGAACACACCTCAGGATGCTTCCTGTACACACATCCTAGTCTTCCCAACTTCTGCCACCACCCAGTTGGCACCGAGCTCCTACCCTACTGAGGACAACAACG ATGACATGTTTGACCTGCCCTTTGCTGATGAACTGGAAAATGACATTGGCCATGACATGATGCTGATCACAGGGAACCTCCACTCTCCCCCGAACACCTCTCCTGTGCCCTCGCCTGGCTCTCCGTCCGGGATGGGAATGGGATCACATTTCCAGCACACCAGG agcCAGGGAGAGCGCTTGCTGTCCAGGGACAATCCACCAGAGGAGCTAAAGCAGCAGCCACTGGCTCTGGGCTACTACGTCTCCACCGCACAAGCGAATGGACTTCCTCACTGGTTCTGGGCTTCCTGCCCACAGGCTGAGAGCCAGTGTCCACTTTTCCTCAAG GCCTCTCTCCACCACCACATCTCCATAGCCCAGTCAGATGAGCTAGTGTCAGATAAGACCAAGAGGACCCCTCACCCCTTAGACTCAAAGACCACCTCTGATGTGCTCAG gttTGTATTGGAGCAGTACAACGCCCTCTCCTGGCTGACATGTACACCTTCCACCCAAGACCGCCAGTCCTGCTTGCCCGTCCACTTGGCTGTACTGATCCAAATGTACAACGCCATCCTGAACATGCTTTAG